A single window of Flagellimonas maritima DNA harbors:
- a CDS encoding transposase-like zinc-binding domain-containing protein translates to MDACPNCQSDTFIKAGIIKNRQRYKCKSCGYFFTTGKLGKRIDDYYVNKALQLYLEGLTYREIERILGVSHVSIMNWVRKYNIKRPYNTAYHPTYRILNHSELRDYFQKTSNIKGAGVLVTELGDKFMLIKWERFRE, encoded by the coding sequence ATGGATGCATGTCCTAATTGTCAGTCAGATACGTTCATTAAGGCTGGAATAATCAAGAATAGACAACGTTACAAATGCAAATCATGTGGCTATTTTTTTACAACAGGTAAGTTAGGCAAACGAATTGATGATTACTACGTCAACAAGGCTTTACAGTTGTACTTGGAGGGACTCACTTATAGGGAGATAGAACGCATTTTAGGGGTTTCACACGTGTCTATAATGAACTGGGTCCGTAAATATAACATTAAGCGGCCATATAACACGGCATATCATCCAACGTATAGGATTTTGAATCATTCAGAACTTCGGGATTACTTTCAAAAGACGTCTAATATAAAAGGAGCTGGCGTTCTGGTTACGGAGCTAGGTGATAAGTTTATGCTCATTAAGTGGGAGCGTTTCAGGGAATAA
- a CDS encoding DUF4212 domain-containing protein: MSEKQKKATAYWKENLRYLLILLTIWFAVSYGAGIIFKDVLNNIKIGGFKLGFWFAQQGSIYVFVILIFVYVRLMNKLDKKYGYDVD, translated from the coding sequence ATGTCAGAGAAACAAAAAAAGGCAACTGCCTATTGGAAAGAAAATCTAAGGTATCTGTTGATACTTTTGACCATATGGTTCGCGGTATCCTATGGAGCTGGAATCATTTTCAAAGATGTATTGAACAATATCAAGATCGGAGGATTTAAGCTCGGGTTTTGGTTTGCCCAACAGGGTTCCATTTATGTATTCGTTATACTCATTTTTGTTTACGTGAGGTTAATGAACAAACTGGATAAAAAATACGGTTACGACGTCGATTAA
- a CDS encoding phosphoribosylaminoimidazolesuccinocarboxamide synthase, producing the protein MKSTLMDTNFQFPGQKSVYKGKVREVYTLENNILVMVATDRLSAFDVVMPRGIPYKGQILNQIATKMMAATEDIVPNWLLATPDPNVAVGKACEPFKVEMVIRGYLSGHAAREYKAGKRVLCGEPMPDGMKENDKFPDPIITPATKAEKGDHDEDISKTEILDRVIVSASDYEVLETYTKTLFQRGTEIAAERGLILVDTKYEFGKTKDGEIVLIDEIHTPDSSRYFYAEGYSERQSRGEAQKQLSKEFVRQWLISNGFQGLKGQKLPKMEDSYIESVSERYIELYESITGETFVKANLANIEERILANVTEYLKTIN; encoded by the coding sequence ATGAAAAGTACCTTGATGGATACCAATTTTCAATTTCCAGGGCAAAAATCTGTCTACAAGGGAAAAGTTCGTGAAGTATATACTTTGGAGAATAATATTCTCGTGATGGTAGCAACAGATCGTTTATCCGCTTTCGATGTGGTAATGCCAAGAGGTATTCCTTACAAGGGACAAATCCTCAATCAAATTGCTACAAAAATGATGGCAGCTACCGAAGATATTGTTCCCAATTGGTTATTGGCAACCCCTGACCCAAACGTAGCGGTCGGAAAAGCATGTGAGCCCTTTAAGGTTGAAATGGTCATAAGGGGGTATCTTTCTGGCCATGCTGCTCGTGAATACAAGGCAGGGAAAAGAGTACTTTGTGGGGAGCCTATGCCAGATGGAATGAAGGAAAATGATAAGTTTCCCGATCCCATAATCACTCCAGCAACCAAGGCCGAAAAAGGAGATCATGATGAAGATATTTCCAAAACGGAAATATTGGATAGGGTAATAGTCTCCGCATCGGATTACGAAGTACTGGAAACATATACAAAAACCTTATTTCAAAGAGGAACTGAAATTGCAGCTGAACGCGGGTTGATTCTTGTGGATACCAAATACGAATTTGGAAAAACCAAGGATGGCGAGATTGTCCTGATTGATGAGATTCATACTCCAGATTCTTCACGTTACTTTTATGCTGAAGGATATTCAGAAAGACAATCGAGGGGAGAGGCCCAAAAACAGCTTTCCAAGGAATTTGTACGCCAGTGGCTTATTTCAAACGGTTTTCAAGGATTGAAAGGACAAAAACTCCCTAAAATGGAAGATTCTTACATAGAGTCTGTTTCAGAGCGCTACATAGAATTATATGAAAGTATTACTGGCGAAACCTTTGTGAAGGCCAATCTAGCTAATATAGAAGAACGTATACTGGCGAATGTCACGGAATATCTAAAAACCATCAATTAA
- a CDS encoding sodium:solute symporter family protein translates to MNDVQIWTYALVILTFGLYIGIAIWSRAGSTKEFYIAGGGVSPLANAMATAADWMSAASFISMAGIIAFAGYDGSVYLMGWTGGYVLLALLLAPYLRKFGKFTVPDFIGDRYYSNSARMVAVFCALLVSFTYVAGQMRGVGVVFSRFLEVDINTGVIIGMVIVLFYAVLGGMKGITYTQVAQYCVLIFAFMVPAIFISIQMTGNPIPQLGMGGTVNDGSGMYLLDKLNGLSTELGFSEYTSGSKSLIDVFAITLALMVGTAGLPHVIVRFFTVKRVKDARKSAGLALLLIAILYTTAPAVAVFARTNMIETVSNEEYSAMPEWFKNWEGTGLLAFDDKNKDGKIQYVADKAKNELTVDRDIMVLANPEIANLPAWVIALVAAGGLAAALSTAAGLLLVISSSVSHDLVKKIFVPNISEKGELWAARGAATVAVVIAGYFGINPPGFVAAVVALAFGLAAASFFPAIVLGIFYKKMNKEGAVAGMVVGILLMLFYMLKFKFGIFDGGKAAVEGLKASWWFGISPEGFGTIAMLVNFTVSLVVNKFTNAPPEQVQEIVENIRIPSGAGDASSH, encoded by the coding sequence ATGAATGATGTTCAAATTTGGACCTATGCGTTGGTTATACTAACCTTTGGTCTCTACATAGGAATCGCAATATGGTCCAGAGCGGGATCTACCAAAGAATTTTACATAGCAGGAGGAGGGGTCTCCCCACTGGCGAATGCCATGGCTACAGCGGCAGATTGGATGTCAGCCGCTTCCTTTATTTCCATGGCCGGAATCATTGCATTTGCAGGCTATGATGGATCGGTATATTTAATGGGATGGACCGGGGGCTATGTGTTATTGGCACTTTTATTGGCACCATACCTACGGAAATTTGGAAAATTTACGGTTCCAGATTTTATTGGTGACCGCTATTATTCGAATTCTGCCAGAATGGTGGCCGTATTTTGCGCCTTGTTGGTTTCCTTTACTTACGTTGCAGGTCAAATGCGAGGCGTAGGTGTTGTTTTTTCGAGATTTTTGGAAGTTGATATCAATACAGGAGTTATTATTGGGATGGTAATTGTGCTGTTCTATGCAGTTTTGGGTGGTATGAAAGGTATTACCTATACCCAGGTTGCCCAATACTGTGTATTGATTTTTGCCTTTATGGTTCCTGCAATTTTTATTTCGATACAGATGACGGGCAATCCTATTCCACAATTGGGAATGGGAGGTACTGTGAATGATGGTTCAGGAATGTATTTACTGGATAAACTGAATGGCTTGTCAACCGAACTTGGATTTTCCGAATATACATCTGGTTCTAAAAGTTTGATAGATGTTTTCGCCATTACTTTGGCATTAATGGTGGGAACAGCTGGACTCCCCCATGTAATAGTCCGATTTTTCACCGTGAAAAGAGTGAAAGATGCACGTAAATCCGCTGGATTGGCACTTCTTTTGATTGCCATACTTTATACAACAGCACCGGCAGTTGCTGTTTTTGCAAGAACGAATATGATTGAGACCGTTAGCAACGAAGAATACTCCGCAATGCCTGAATGGTTCAAGAATTGGGAAGGCACTGGTCTGCTTGCTTTCGATGACAAGAATAAGGATGGAAAAATCCAATATGTTGCGGATAAGGCAAAGAATGAGTTGACAGTTGATAGGGATATCATGGTATTGGCAAATCCTGAAATTGCAAATTTACCAGCGTGGGTGATCGCTTTGGTAGCCGCTGGTGGCTTGGCGGCAGCACTTTCCACTGCTGCTGGTCTTCTACTGGTAATCTCGTCATCGGTGTCCCACGATTTGGTCAAGAAGATCTTCGTTCCCAACATATCCGAAAAAGGAGAACTATGGGCAGCCAGGGGTGCCGCTACCGTTGCTGTCGTTATTGCTGGTTATTTTGGAATCAATCCACCTGGTTTCGTTGCAGCCGTGGTTGCGTTGGCATTTGGTCTGGCGGCCGCTTCATTTTTTCCAGCCATTGTGCTAGGTATTTTCTACAAAAAAATGAACAAGGAAGGTGCAGTAGCGGGAATGGTGGTCGGTATTTTGCTCATGCTGTTCTATATGTTAAAATTTAAATTTGGAATTTTTGATGGAGGTAAAGCTGCGGTAGAAGGTTTAAAAGCGTCCTGGTGGTTCGGTATTTCGCCTGAAGGCTTTGGTACCATTGCCATGCTGGTCAATTTTACGGTTTCTTTGGTGGTAAATAAATTTACTAACGCACCGCCAGAACAAGTACAGGAAATCGTTGAGAACATAAGAATCCCTAGTGGTGCAGGTGATGCTTCATCACATTGA